In Oryzias latipes chromosome 15, ASM223467v1, the sequence TTATTTTTTCTACAAGTTCCTCTTATCCTAACATTTGTTCACCAACTGTTGTTACTTCAGTTTaagaatattttttgtttatttttgtgacagaaaatgctttttgattCCCATGTGCCTTTCAGATGCACTGAGAATTAACTTAaacatttgttcattcattttgttGATTGTTGTGTATCccatggagggaaataaaatgaacctCATGGTTCACTGTTCATTAAagcacattgactgtataatatATAACCGGATGGAtcgtgtgacatcatccatgaAAAATGACTTACATGCTTCCAATCAAAATGAAGTAAATTCAGTCATCATTTTTCCACCGTATGTCCTTCGccttgttggaaccagacatccTCAGTAAGTCGTAGTTGGTCCATCTACagttctatggcaaccactctctccaatcaggagtgagcatgttagaaggccacaccccttccactgaaagcgggctcaggagaatctgtcaaaggATTTGAATGTTAGATGCGAGGCCACCTAATTTTGGAGAatggaaaaatatgtttttcagctGGCAGAAATTGAAATATCCATTCATATCTcattcaaaatgagattgccacatGGGGTTGCCATGGTACTGGAATAAGTTTGGTTGTAGAATttagtgggaaaaggtttggtctTTTCCCCTCAAATACTTAATTCCCCAATAAAATTCGagacatttatttcaaatttattCATAAATTTTACCCTGTGAAACACTTtaccaattttttaaaaagatccggacataaactgttcattttgccattcctcaccagaaactctTCTTTTTTGGTATTTGCACTTTCactcaaacattttgaaaagatttgacTCATTTTTTAACAACCCATCAATGTGAAGACTAAATTATGCtaggaacacattttttttaggatATCTTATTCAAAGGAGATTTAATGCAGTGAGAAGGTACACAGTTAATTTACTTAGAatttgtcacaagaacaggcagacagctggatccaaatgcagcaggtcctttgctcagctaaaagtccacaaagctaaatcagggtcaggcaggcaggagtcgataacaggcatgagatcatcagaggagaggagagacAAGGCAGTCAAACAGAAGACAGAAGATCAAATACAACGCTCGGTAATGAAAGCAGAGTGGTACTAACAAAACTTCACACTGAGCTCGGCTCAGTGCAGTAAGTAAACTGTGGTTGGTgtatgaatgagagtcaggtgtgtggcatccaggaagtgaacactggggttgctgggagttgtagtgtGGCTTCAACTCTGGGGACGgctcccgccggtgaccagaaggggagacagagttctgacttctgacataaTTAAGGCTAAATATTTCCtccacaagtgtaaatatgctaacaaaaaaacgtattttctatttttcagaaagaaattatTCTGTCTGTAAATAGTATAGAATGCTGGACTAACAAAAAAGCAGttagaacagttgaaacatcttctaccttttattttttattttattctttaacctgtttttattatggcttttttttacatttttgttcattttcctggCAAATGTGAAAATTGTGTCATTTGCACATAGTGTGGAGTGTCAATGTTTGATATTCTGTATAtgcaatatttgttaataaagtttgtttgggaaaaaagaggccacctacttttattgaggcatctgattggtcagtttataagttAAATACCTTGCCctacagcaaaaatataatgaaaagaaatatggaTTAGTAAGATGTTCATTagtaacattttaataaaaggtgataaatcaagaatggttattctgacgaaCAGAATAACTGAGAAATAAacgtttatttctcaataaagtctatgggattccagctttttttcagactttattgacaaacaacACAATACAATAACGTCGTGAATGTCTCAgttctcttttttattctttttttccaagaaCTTTATTGATCACAACTATCCAATACAAAACAGTGCAATACAATGAGAGGAAAAGAACAAGCCAGGGGGTTATTATTAAATGTGACACAAAGACATTGAAACTATTGTCagaatgttttattgtgttCGTGTATTGTTTGACCTCATtgacaaacattaaaaatgaggGGTATGATATGTAAATTTGGATTTATGAAGGTtccatttgcataaaaatacTATGAGCCTAATTATgtataattgttgttttttatgaaatggACAGTGGGTGAGGCCAAACTGTCCATGTTTGAAGCAAAGGTACAAGCCTGAGTCTATTTATGTGGGTGGAAATGAAGTTACAAACTTTAGACCTAAGTTTGGTGGAAAAAGGTCATGATCAAAACAAATGTACAACATCTTCAAGGTGTTCTTGACAAAAAGAGTGGGTTGCATCAATgtctttttatgaatttttgtaAATACATTGTGAATGGGTAGAATTTATGGATTAATTTAAAAGGAATTCTTTCACTTTATTGATTAAAAGATATTTTGCTGACAGATTCCAGATCTTTTTCCACTCTAATTAGTAAACTAGGTTATTCCAGTAAGAAATTACATAAAgaatggaaagaggaaagacaaaTGTGGCCAATTTCTAATTTAGTGGAGTCAAATGATGATAAATTTGGACTCTGTAATGATGAGCTTTTGAATAACACACTAATACATTTAGGGGTTGCTTTTACGACTATTTTAAACTCAGTTTTAGGGATTTTGATGCAGTATTTAAGGCAGAATTCTTCATGTGACACCAAATATCCTTTTGAGTCAAACAGTTGATGAACCAGAAGGATGCTTTGAGTAAACCAAgatagataaaataaagatttatgtcTATATATaatgtatttgctgtttcaTATGTAGTATTTGTGtggagaaaaaatatgtttgtaaatgggtgaaaaaataacatttggtaTGAAATTCGGTTATCATTTAAAGCCCAATGAATGAAACTGAGGGTGCAAAGCCAATTGTCCTCTTTAGGGGGCGACATTGCTCCACATCCGCTCCATTAAGATCGTATCATAAGAAGAGGTGTCACTTCGCTGAAGAATGTTTGAGCTGACGGTGAAATCGGAGGTTTATTTTCAGGCAGGGGGCTCCGTTTTCACGGAAACAGTGGGTTGGGTCAGAGCGGATCCAGTCCAGCGCCTTCCGTTTTGGaccttttcctgttttcctatctccaactaaaaaaaaaaaaaaaaaaaacggtactAAGGCGCGGAGTGAGAGATTTCCTCTTTGTCGTGCCTCATAAACAGAAGTGATGTTGGGAGAGGAAGATGGAAAACTGGGCTGTGGCATGAACTGAGAGGCTGAGGGACAGCATACGGGTAAATTAAAACCTCTTCATTTAAACAGGAGGTTCCCTTTAAattcctgttttgtgttttttttgtttcgaaGCGACAAGTCGTTACGTGAGTTAGCTGGAGGTCACTTTAGCTAATCAGCCGGGGGAGATGGGAAAACGAGAGGTTTGGGATTAGCAGTTCCTtttgaatgtattttcttttttttttttcttttttttttgtttcattaactGAAATTGGAAAATTCCTTAGCATGAACTTCTTTAGCAACTTTACGTTGGTTTGCAGGTCACCATAACTCAacgtgaatgtgtgtttttataaatatgtcGGTCTCAATTTTCAGCAATTGTGATGGACTAGGGGTTCTGGATGAAATGCTAGTGGATTTACTGTTATTAGGGAGAAAATGAGCTGTAAATATTAGCTTTGAGTCATGCAAAGTGGCGTACTGGATTGGGGATTACTGGGTTGCTCATGTGACAGATAATCTGTCCTGGGCTAATTTACTGACAGGTGACCGAGCTGCCGGTTGACAAACAAGAGACATTTGGGCAAAATtcctcaacaacaaaaaaaaagaacccaaaaACTGGAAGTCCAAACTAAACAACAAAGAAGAATTAAACTTTGCACTTAAAAGTACCACACAGAATCGATATCCACAGGTCTCCTTTGAGGAAATCCATTCTTCAATCCTAATCTGATAGAATCTGAGGGCTGGGATTAATCTGAGATCTACACTTTGTAGCAGGACGAACAAGTCGGACAGGAAAAGGCAGTGAAACAGGTCAGATTTGCTCCAGCGTTACTACAGCATCACTATCACTGTGATCATTCATTGTTTACACTGCAACCTGTGGGGGGAGTGTCATGATATGTGGTAGTTTGGGTCTGTTGAGAgatttttgtgaagcactttctTTTTCACATTGATTTTCTGGCATCAACAGAAATTAATCAGTAAAAAGCAAAGAATTAGGTAAAATATCAAAGAGTcctaatgaaaatggtgtttttaacatgttctggtggcatttttccgatgatggagaacatatatgaagacaatttaaaataaacgtttACCAGTAAAAACAAATACTGATGTAGAACTTTACAATCTTTACAAGATAAGATCCATTTTTTTGGTTGGGGAATCACTTCTTACCTACAGTTCTTCACCTGTTCTCTCTTTCAGACCCATGAGGCCTTCAGGTCTCACTAGGAGAGCCCTTGAAGCCTGCTGTCATGGCCTCGCccccttcctgctcctcctctacATTTGACGAGGAGTTAAAGGAGCTCTCTGACTGTGAAGATGCTAAAGAAGCGGGGTCCTGTTTCAGACCGGGACCTGTGAAGCCGGACTCCATCCACGCTCTCCCATCTGATGGTCATGCAGGTGCTGGGGGGTCGCAGCTCTCCGCTGCCGCCTCCTCCTTGCCTCTCACTAATGGATTTGATGGGGGTGACCGGATCTTGTCTCTAGAGGGCTCCTCTTCCCCTGAGGGGGAGATGGGGTTTgctgattttggtgtttttggcgAGCAGGCGGCACACCCGTGGTGCTGTGGTCTCACCGAGCGGTGGGACAGCCAGGTGGGAGGAGCAAACCAGCAGGTGGGTAACTCAGGACAGAGGGGCGTTACCCAGTCTGCACCCAGATCCCAGCATGCCCTCGGGGCAAAGGAAGATGTGTGCTCGCCAGAAACAGCCTTCCAACCTCAGGACCGCAGTCATCCTCAGGATGATGGCGAGGCTCAGGAAACATCTGCTACCTCCCGCCAGTGCGAGTCCAGCACAGAAGGAGCACATTTGACTGAAAGGAACTCTGAGCAAAGGATCCTGGGAAGCATCCCACTGAGCGACAGCTTTGCAGATTTCTGCTCAGCATCCGCGCATGGGGGTGGAGGCGGGGCATGGGGGCACTTTGAGGAGCGATTTTCACTGATGGACCACGTGGAGTTCAGAGAGGCGGTCAGCAGCCTGCaccctgaggaggaggaggaggaggaacccggaggtgggaggaggagcagcactcAGGTAGGGTccgtttctaaaataaaataaagatcaaTCAAAAGCACATCTGCATAAATTGACCTGAACCCTGTGGGTCAGACTGCGTGCCGCGTCCTGCAGCTTCTCCAGTCCAGCTTTCCTGAGGTTCTGCTTCaagctgaggaggaagaggaggaactgCTTGATCTCAGCGCTGTTCTTCAAGCCCAGCTTCCTCCACAGAGTGAGGAGGCTGCAGATGTCAGTCACACTCAAAGGTACAACTGCTATCATGCAGCCACAAccatttttccttcttcagctttcatttgtttcatttttttctccctgtaAACTAAAGTCAAATCTGTTCTGTGTCTCAAAAAGCAattctgatctattttaatttaaaaaaaaatatttttttgaacaaGCATGAGATTGAATCAGTTtggaattttaatttaattaaaaataagacatAAATAACCCCAAAGTAACAACATCTTTAAAGGTACACTTCCCCTTCCTTatgatattttcaaaataaaagctcatctGGCAGATCGGtcaatgtttaaatattttaggcTCTGATCACAGTAATGTAGAAAGTTTAACTTTTGCATAACTTTAATTACTACGTTAGTTAAAGTCACATACTATATAAACCTGTaaacaaagtaaacaaagaCCCAGATGATGATCATCCCAGCTCCATGTGGTCTGGATAATGCAGCTTCATGCTGATTTCCTGGATCTTTACATGTCTTTTAGTCCATAAAAGAGTCTTCTTCAGTGTTTGAGGGGGCCTGCAGGTCATCTTGATCCACAGCTGCACCGAAGTCTCTTCTCTAAATGTTACAGCATCCTCTGATTCTCCACGATTGACCCAATATTCATGCTTTTGATCTGAAAAGGATGGAAAACGGCTGCAGACTTCCTTcattcaaaaaccaaaacaagcaGTCTAGTCCAGAGGTGATTCTTTCTTCTGGTCACTGCGCTCTCAGATTCATGTGAACACAGAcataaaccaaaaacatgaagcGCTCCATAATAATGTTTGATCCGTTACAATGCTAACAGCGTCCCAACTCCAGCTATATTTATCTTCTGTCCTGATGTTGGTTCTCAGCTGGGATGTCTCGATCCGATCACACAATTTCAGACTCGATTGAAATTGGATGATGTTTCCCGATCAGAGATCAGATATTTCTTTTATTCTCTTCATAAAATCGGCACTAAATCTGTCAACCTTGTTACTACAGACACTACAGCGTTAGTTTGAGAAGGAGGAGCACAAAAGGTAAAGGTAAAAACCGGGTGAAGTTAGCAAGATGTTCACAAATTCGGACTTCAGGGATCAAAAACTCTTTCAATAGATATTTAAAACTGGCGCAAGTGTCTCTATTGGTTTGATTTAACCCAAGCAATGACCTACAAAGAAATTTGACTAGAAAAAATATAAGTATTTTGAACTTTTTCGATGAGAATTAAATGGAGAGACGGCTGCCAAGGAaccgtctacaaagtgcaagCTCCTGGAAAAGATCAATAACatctccataaaaaaaaatactaataaataGTTACTTTTCTAGTAATGAATACTTATCATATTTATGCTACAACATTGATTTAGGAAGAAAGTGATTTCTATTTTTGAGAATTTTTCATGTAAACATAGATTATAATTAATCAAAAAATAACAGTAGTTCTGGAGAAAGTGAAGCTAAAGTCACCAAACTTCACACATGATAAATTATCAcctatttttactatttaatAGTTAACTATTATTATTAGTTGATAGTTGAGACCATTTTTGCTTGATTGTTTAAACTACTTCACTGGAGTGTTTGATTGTTAAATGATTAAAGATggtaaatcaaagaaaaatctgtatctgtttattaatttgttcctttttttaatgtgtcgctttttttaaagtggatcAGGACTTTGTATTGGCAGATTCATAAAATCAAATGACtttgggctaaaaaaaaacccacactgcaTTTCCTGCAAATGTGTTCTTTTAATACGATCTAGATGAGGTTTTTCCATGTTCTACTAACAGCAGGGACTCATGACGTCCACTGATCTTCTTCCAGGACAGAGCGGACGATGCTGTGGCCCCACCACCACATCCACAGCTCAGTGGGCCTCCAGTTTCGCTGGGATGGATCTCACAGCAACCAAATCCTGCTCAGATGCCTTGGAGTCGACTCCAGGAACAATGTGAGTTTGACATTTGGAAAATCTTGAAGCCtgaaggagaaaaccccgattaaaaaataaatgctcaAAGCAGGTGTGTTTACCTGAAcacactttctgttttttcttcctctcatcCTCCACAGGTGTTCACTAAGAAGCGGCTGGGGAGTTTGTCTGCTCACGCTTCAGGCCTGGTGAGTCAAAGCAGAGACTGCTGGGAAAGCTTAGCGGCTAAAGATGCCGATGTTCCACCCGATGAAGCTAAAGTATatcaaagaggggaaaaaagaacagGGTTTAAAATGCTACACTAAAGGCAGGAAACGCTAAGATAACTGCTGAGATCGTAGCCCTGCTGAAAATGTGCTAAATGAGCTGAAACGGGTTAAAATGTTGGCCTCTAGTTTAGCTCAATACAGCTAACACGAAACAGTGCATaacaaaaatattaactttatgtTTGGAATGATCAACtagtaaaaaattaaacacaaaagaaaaaaaaattaattaaatgataTATGCCAAGTATATTGTGCTAAAAATGTTATGCCAAATATGAAttgttaaattataaaaaacagTTGAAACCTAATTGAAACTTTGTTGTACCAAAGAAAGTGTACACTGCTAAATTAAATGAAAGGAAATTAAGCAAAATTCTggtcgatctttgttccaaaACTCACCTATAGTCATTTTACATCATTTATACTTGCCcatatgttttcatttgattttataaatattaaCAATAAATCCGATTTATTTATATTGTACTTGTGAgatgtgtttggtttttttatatgttttcatttatttattttattattagtattctTTTGACTATGTTTACTATTTTaactcatgtttttgtttttatcttactaatatctattttattatgggaagcactttgagatgctctGTAGCGTGAAAAccactatacaaataaagttaaattgaatgagctctgggtcataaCTGAAAGAACAgagtcccgaatacaagcggctgaaatgagcttcctctgtagggtgaTTGgccgctcccttagagatagggtgagaagctcggtcacccgcggagagctcggagtagaaccgcttctcctccacatccaaaggggccagttgaggtggctcgggcattgAGTCCGGACGCCTCCTTGGCGCTtacctggggaggtgttctgggcatgcTCCACTGGGAGGAGTCCCCGGGGAAGACCagggacacgctggagagactatgccTCTTGGCTGGCCTaggggtcccccccccccagaggagctggaggaagtggtggGGCGAgagaagtctgggcatctctgcttagactgctgcccccgcgacccggtcccagatgagtggaagaagatggaaattttgaattaaaatacaacagttttaggttttaaaaacaaatgaaaatgctcAATTCTGGACATTAAATCAGCTGAAAAAGCCTCAATAATACTGAATAATGCTAAAGGGCTAATTTAGGTGCCAAGAACACTAATCCAAATTATGGAGGTTTCTATTTAACGATACATGTTGATAGCAAATGGAGTATCTAGTGAAAATACTCAAAACATAATACTGTTTAAAGGTAGATACTGAAGTAGATGCTAAAATTAAGTAAAACTAAggtaaataattttgtttaaataggTTGAAATGATATAGTACTGTATTTTTATAAGTCGCATATATATTTTCATtcaattattgttattatgaTTTACCTTTGATAATAAAATGTCCATTctgttttactgtattttttaaactaaatttccCCCAAAAGtgcattgtgatttttttttttccgtcttaATTATGCATATTTTTGGCATTTGCAACCTGAACTCCAAAGCAACTTATAGTCCGACTAGTACGGTATTTGataaaaagaagctaaaaatgctaaatataTAAACAAGGAAACTTCtgctaaaacacaattttggtaGTTTTTGTAAATAATCAAACATTATGCTGGAAGCAGCCTAATTGCAGCAATAAAGAAATCTAAATGAAATGTCTAATTTCCATAAACTTGTCACAGGGAAGGCCTGATCCTTCCAAAGATGCTCCGGCTGTCTGCTCTCCAGAACCACTGAAGGCCTGCAGCTTTCAGGACCCGGCGGATTGTTCAGTTCAGGTGTTTTTCATCACTCTAAGCTCAACGCCTGGCCTCAGACTGAAATGCTCATTCCAGTTTTCTTGTCTGTGCAGGAGCTTCCTTCCAGCCCTCTGGACTGGAGCATCCGTGGCCTTAGCAGCTCTCAGGACAGCGCATCCCCCCGCCGTGCACCTCTTTTCTGGGGATGGAAGTAGACTCCAGCTTCATTAAGAGCACCTCCAGACTGTGAGGCGTTCTCCTCCACTCCCTGCTGCTGTGGGGTAACCCCTCCAGAAAACAGGAGCCTGTGCCTGTT encodes:
- the aftph gene encoding aftiphilin; translated protein: MASPPSCSSSTFDEELKELSDCEDAKEAGSCFRPGPVKPDSIHALPSDGHAGAGGSQLSAAASSLPLTNGFDGGDRILSLEGSSSPEGEMGFADFGVFGEQAAHPWCCGLTERWDSQVGGANQQVGNSGQRGVTQSAPRSQHALGAKEDVCSPETAFQPQDRSHPQDDGEAQETSATSRQCESSTEGAHLTERNSEQRILGSIPLSDSFADFCSASAHGGGGGAWGHFEERFSLMDHVEFREAVSSLHPEEEEEEEPGGGRRSSTQTACRVLQLLQSSFPEVLLQAEEEEEELLDLSAVLQAQLPPQSEEAADVSHTQRTERTMLWPHHHIHSSVGLQFRWDGSHSNQILLRCLGVDSRNNVFTKKRLGSLSAHASGLGRPDPSKDAPAVCSPEPLKACSFQDPADCSVQELPSSPLDWSIRGLSSSQDSASPRRAPLFWGWK